A portion of the Homo sapiens chromosome 16, GRCh38.p14 Primary Assembly genome contains these proteins:
- the CYBA gene encoding cytochrome b-245 light chain isoform X1 has translation MGQIEWAMWANEQALASGLILITGGIVATAGRFTQWYFGAYSIVAGVFVCLLEYPRGKRKKGSTMERWGQKYMTAVVKLFGPFTRNYYVRAVLHLLLSVPAGFLLATILGTACLAIASGIYLLSQVPPARRGNCPPLAVRLLVCVRGKGAALSVYAFRVWKWSSVSSLTDLPPAELSFRTPSCCQVLIWAVALFSGGHPHPPRLPAATHS, from the exons ATGGGGCAGATCGAGTGGGCCATGTGGGCCAACGAACAGGCGCTGGCGTCCGGCCTGA TCCTCATCACCGGGGGCATCGTGGCCACAGCTGGGCGCTTCACCCAGTGGTACTTTGGTGCCTACTCCAT TGTGGCGGGCGTGTTTGTGTGCCTGCTGGAGTACCCCcgggggaagaggaagaagggctCCACCATGGAGCGCTG gggACAGAAGTACATGACCGCCGTGGTGAAGCTGTTCGGGCCCTTTACCAGGAATTACTATGTTCGGGCCGTCCTGCATCTCCT GCTCTCGGTGCCCGCCGGCTTCCTGCTGGCCACCATCCTTGGGACCGCCTGCCTGGCCATTGCGAGCGGCATCTACCTACTG AGCCAAGTCCCTCCTGCCCGCAGAGGCAACTGCCCTCCCCTTGCTGTGCGTCTTCTAGTGTGTGTGCGTGGGAAAGGTGCAGCACTTTCTGTGTACGCCTTCCGCGTATGGAAGTGGAGTTCTGTTTCAAGCCTCACTGACCTGCCACCGGCAGAACTCTCCTTTAGAACCCCTTCCTGTTGCCAAGTGCTCATCTGGGCTGTTGCTTTGTTTTCCGGGGGCCACCCGCATCCCCCCCGTCTCCCTGCTGCCACGCACAGCTAG
- the MVD gene encoding diphosphomevalonate decarboxylase isoform X2, with the protein MNRGKRDEELVLPINSSLSVTLHQDQLKTTTTAVISKDFTEDRIWLNGREEDVGQPRLQACLREIRCLARKRRNSRDGDPLPSSLSCKVHVASVNNFPTAAGLASSAAGYACLVAAGVGLSPVIPVLKRLMGEKHCRPGVQDQPGQHTYTLARVYGVESDLSEVARRGSGSACRSLYGGFVEWQMGEQADGKDSIARQVAPESHWPELRVLILVVSAEKKLTGSTVGMRASVETSPLLRFRAESVVPARMAEMARCIRERDFPSFAQLTMKDSNQFHATCLDTFPPISYLNAISWRIIHLVHRFNAHHGDTKVAYTFDAGPNAVIFTLDDTVAEFVAAVWHGFPPGSNGDTFLKGLQVRPAPLSAELQAALAMEPTPGGVKYIIVTQVGPGPQILDDPCAHLLGPDGLPKPAA; encoded by the exons ATGAATC GGGGCAAGCGCGATGAAGAGCTGGTTCTGCCCATCAACTCCTCCCTGAGCGTCACTCTGCACCAGGACCAG TTAAAAACCACCACAACAGCCGTCATCAGCAAGGACTTCACCGAGGACCGGATTTGGCTGAATGGCCGGGAGGAGGATGTGGGGCAGCCGCGGCTGCAGGCCTGCCTGCGGGAGA TCCGCTGCCTGGCCCGGAAGCGGAGGAACTCACGGGATGGGGAcccgctgccctccagcctcagctgcaAGGTGCACGTGGCATCGGTGAACAACTTCCCCACGGCTGCGGGCCTGGCCTCCTCAGCGGCGGGCTATGCCTGCCTAG TTGCAGCTGGCGTggggctctcgcctgtaatcccagtacttaagAGGCTGATGGGGGAGAAGCACtgtaggccaggagttcaagaccagcctgggcaacata CCTACACCCTGGCCCGTGTCTACGGCGTGGAGAGTGACCTCTCAGAAGTGGCTCGCCGGGGCTCAGGCAGCGCCTGCCGGAGCCTGTATGGGGGCTTTGTGGAGTGGCAGATGGGAGAGCAGGCCGACGGGAAGGACAGCATCGCTCGGCAAGTGGCCCCCGAGTCACACTGGCCTGAACTCCGCGTGCTCATCCTTGTG GTGAGCGCTGAGAAGAAGCTGACAGGCAGTACCGTGGGCATGCGGGCCAGTGTGGAGACCAGCCCCCTGCTTCGG TTCCGGGCCGAGTCCGTGGTGCCCGCGCGCATGGCGGAGATGGCCCGCTGCATCCGGGAGCGAGACTTCCCCAGCTTCGCCCAGCTGACCATGAAGGACAGCAACCAGTTCCACGCCACCTGCCTCGACACCTTCCCGCCCATCTCTTACCTCAATGCCATCTCCTGGCGCATCATCCACCTGGTGCACCGCTTCAACGCCCACCACGGGGACACCAAG GTGGCGTACACCTTTGACGCGGGCCCCAATGCCGTGATCTTCACCCTGGACGACACTGTGGCTGAGTTTGTGGCTGCTGTGTGGCACGGCTTTCCCCCAGGCTCGAATGGAGACAC GTTTCTGAAGGGGCTGCAGGTGAGGCCGGCCCCTCTCTCAGCTGAGCTTCAGGCTGCGCTGGCCATGGAGCCGACCCCCGGTGGGGTCAAATACATCATTGTCACTCAG GTGGGGCCAGGGCCTCAAATCCTGGATGACCCCTGCGCCCACCTCCTGGGTCCTGACGGCCTGCCGAAGCCAGCTGCCTGA
- the MVD gene encoding diphosphomevalonate decarboxylase isoform X3 — protein MNRGKRDEELVLPINSSLSVTLHQDQLKTTTTAVISKDFTEDRIWLNGREEDVGQPRLQACLREIRCLARKRRNSRDGDPLPSSLSCKVHVASVNNFPTAAGLASSAAGYACLAYTLARVYGVESDLSEVARRGSGSACRSLYGGFVEWQMGEQADGKDSIARQVAPESHWPELRVLILVVSAEKKLTGSTVGMRASVETSPLLRFRAESVVPARMAEMARCIRERDFPSFAQLTMKDSNQFHATCLDTFPPISYLNAISWRIIHLVHRFNAHHGDTKVAYTFDAGPNAVIFTLDDTVAEFVAAVWHGFPPGSNGDTFLKGLQVRPAPLSAELQAALAMEPTPGGVKYIIVTQVGPGPQILDDPCAHLLGPDGLPKPAA, from the exons ATGAATC GGGGCAAGCGCGATGAAGAGCTGGTTCTGCCCATCAACTCCTCCCTGAGCGTCACTCTGCACCAGGACCAG TTAAAAACCACCACAACAGCCGTCATCAGCAAGGACTTCACCGAGGACCGGATTTGGCTGAATGGCCGGGAGGAGGATGTGGGGCAGCCGCGGCTGCAGGCCTGCCTGCGGGAGA TCCGCTGCCTGGCCCGGAAGCGGAGGAACTCACGGGATGGGGAcccgctgccctccagcctcagctgcaAGGTGCACGTGGCATCGGTGAACAACTTCCCCACGGCTGCGGGCCTGGCCTCCTCAGCGGCGGGCTATGCCTGCCTAG CCTACACCCTGGCCCGTGTCTACGGCGTGGAGAGTGACCTCTCAGAAGTGGCTCGCCGGGGCTCAGGCAGCGCCTGCCGGAGCCTGTATGGGGGCTTTGTGGAGTGGCAGATGGGAGAGCAGGCCGACGGGAAGGACAGCATCGCTCGGCAAGTGGCCCCCGAGTCACACTGGCCTGAACTCCGCGTGCTCATCCTTGTG GTGAGCGCTGAGAAGAAGCTGACAGGCAGTACCGTGGGCATGCGGGCCAGTGTGGAGACCAGCCCCCTGCTTCGG TTCCGGGCCGAGTCCGTGGTGCCCGCGCGCATGGCGGAGATGGCCCGCTGCATCCGGGAGCGAGACTTCCCCAGCTTCGCCCAGCTGACCATGAAGGACAGCAACCAGTTCCACGCCACCTGCCTCGACACCTTCCCGCCCATCTCTTACCTCAATGCCATCTCCTGGCGCATCATCCACCTGGTGCACCGCTTCAACGCCCACCACGGGGACACCAAG GTGGCGTACACCTTTGACGCGGGCCCCAATGCCGTGATCTTCACCCTGGACGACACTGTGGCTGAGTTTGTGGCTGCTGTGTGGCACGGCTTTCCCCCAGGCTCGAATGGAGACAC GTTTCTGAAGGGGCTGCAGGTGAGGCCGGCCCCTCTCTCAGCTGAGCTTCAGGCTGCGCTGGCCATGGAGCCGACCCCCGGTGGGGTCAAATACATCATTGTCACTCAG GTGGGGCCAGGGCCTCAAATCCTGGATGACCCCTGCGCCCACCTCCTGGGTCCTGACGGCCTGCCGAAGCCAGCTGCCTGA
- the MVD gene encoding diphosphomevalonate decarboxylase isoform X4 — translation MGEKHCRPGVQDQPGQHTYTLARVYGVESDLSEVARRGSGSACRSLYGGFVEWQMGEQADGKDSIARQVAPESHWPELRVLILVVSAEKKLTGSTVGMRASVETSPLLRFRAESVVPARMAEMARCIRERDFPSFAQLTMKDSNQFHATCLDTFPPISYLNAISWRIIHLVHRFNAHHGDTKVAYTFDAGPNAVIFTLDDTVAEFVAAVWHGFPPGSNGDTFLKGLQVRPAPLSAELQAALAMEPTPGGVKYIIVTQVGPGPQILDDPCAHLLGPDGLPKPAA, via the exons ATGGGGGAGAAGCACtgtaggccaggagttcaagaccagcctgggcaacata CCTACACCCTGGCCCGTGTCTACGGCGTGGAGAGTGACCTCTCAGAAGTGGCTCGCCGGGGCTCAGGCAGCGCCTGCCGGAGCCTGTATGGGGGCTTTGTGGAGTGGCAGATGGGAGAGCAGGCCGACGGGAAGGACAGCATCGCTCGGCAAGTGGCCCCCGAGTCACACTGGCCTGAACTCCGCGTGCTCATCCTTGTG GTGAGCGCTGAGAAGAAGCTGACAGGCAGTACCGTGGGCATGCGGGCCAGTGTGGAGACCAGCCCCCTGCTTCGG TTCCGGGCCGAGTCCGTGGTGCCCGCGCGCATGGCGGAGATGGCCCGCTGCATCCGGGAGCGAGACTTCCCCAGCTTCGCCCAGCTGACCATGAAGGACAGCAACCAGTTCCACGCCACCTGCCTCGACACCTTCCCGCCCATCTCTTACCTCAATGCCATCTCCTGGCGCATCATCCACCTGGTGCACCGCTTCAACGCCCACCACGGGGACACCAAG GTGGCGTACACCTTTGACGCGGGCCCCAATGCCGTGATCTTCACCCTGGACGACACTGTGGCTGAGTTTGTGGCTGCTGTGTGGCACGGCTTTCCCCCAGGCTCGAATGGAGACAC GTTTCTGAAGGGGCTGCAGGTGAGGCCGGCCCCTCTCTCAGCTGAGCTTCAGGCTGCGCTGGCCATGGAGCCGACCCCCGGTGGGGTCAAATACATCATTGTCACTCAG GTGGGGCCAGGGCCTCAAATCCTGGATGACCCCTGCGCCCACCTCCTGGGTCCTGACGGCCTGCCGAAGCCAGCTGCCTGA
- the IL17C gene encoding interleukin-17C precursor, translated as MTLLPGLLFLTWLHTCLAHHDPSLRGHPHSHGTPHCYSAEELPLGQAPPHLLARGAKWGQALPVALVSSLEAASHRGRHERPSATTQCPVLRPEEVLEADTHQRSISPWRYRVDTDEDRYPQKLAFAECLCRGCIDARTGRETAALNSVRLLQSLLVLRRRPCSRDGSGLPTPGAFAFHTEFIHVPVGCTCVLPRSV; from the exons ATGACG CTCCTCCCCGGCCTCCTGTTTCTGACCTGGCTGCACACATGCCTGGCCCACCATGACCCCTCCCTCAGGGGGCACCCCCACAGTCACGGTACCCCACACTGCTACTCGGCTGAGGAACTGCCCCTCGGCCAGGCCCCCCCACACCTGCTGGCTCGAGGTGCCAAGTGGGGGCAGGCTTTGCCTGTAGCCCTGGTGTCCAGCCTGGAGGCAGCAAGCCACAGGGGGAGGCACGAGAGGCCCTCAGCTACGACCCAGTGCCCGGTGCTGCGGCCGGAGGAGGTGTTGGAGGCAGACACCCACCAGCGCTCCATCTCACCCTGGAGATACCG TGTGGACACGGATGAGGACCGCTATCCACAGAAGCTGGCCTTCGCCGAGTGCCTGTGCAGAGGCTGTATCGATGCACGGACGGGCCGCGAGACAGCTGCGCTCAACTCCGTGCGGCTGCTCCAGAGCCTGCTGGTGCTGCGCCGCCGGCCCTGCTCCCGCGACGGCTCGGGGCTCCCCACACCTGGGGCCTTTGCCTTCCACACCGAGTTCATCCACGTCCCCGTCGGCTGCACCTGCGTGCTGCCCCGTTCAGTGTGA
- the CYBA gene encoding cytochrome b-245 light chain, producing the protein MGQIEWAMWANEQALASGLILITGGIVATAGRFTQWYFGAYSIVAGVFVCLLEYPRGKRKKGSTMERWGQKYMTAVVKLFGPFTRNYYVRAVLHLLLSVPAGFLLATILGTACLAIASGIYLLAAVRGEQWTPIEPKPRERPQIGGTIKQPPSNPPPRPPAEARKKPSEEEAAVAAGGPPGGPQVNPIPVTDEVV; encoded by the exons ATGGGGCAGATCGAGTGGGCCATGTGGGCCAACGAACAGGCGCTGGCGTCCGGCCTGA TCCTCATCACCGGGGGCATCGTGGCCACAGCTGGGCGCTTCACCCAGTGGTACTTTGGTGCCTACTCCAT TGTGGCGGGCGTGTTTGTGTGCCTGCTGGAGTACCCCcgggggaagaggaagaagggctCCACCATGGAGCGCTG gggACAGAAGTACATGACCGCCGTGGTGAAGCTGTTCGGGCCCTTTACCAGGAATTACTATGTTCGGGCCGTCCTGCATCTCCT GCTCTCGGTGCCCGCCGGCTTCCTGCTGGCCACCATCCTTGGGACCGCCTGCCTGGCCATTGCGAGCGGCATCTACCTACTG GCGGCTGTGCGTGGCGAGCAGTGGACGCCCATCGAGCCCAAGCCCCGGGAGCGGCCGCAGATCGGAGGCACCATCAAGCAGCCGCCCAGCAACCCCCCGCCGCGGCCCCCGGCCGAGGCCCGCAAGAAGCCCAGCGAGGAGGAGGCTGCGGTGGCGGCGGGGGGACCCCCGGGAGGTCCCCAGGTCAACCCCATCCCGGTGACCGACGAGGTCGTGTGA
- the MVD gene encoding diphosphomevalonate decarboxylase, with protein sequence MASEKPLAAVTCTAPVNIAVIKYWGKRDEELVLPINSSLSVTLHQDQLKTTTTAVISKDFTEDRIWLNGREEDVGQPRLQACLREIRCLARKRRNSRDGDPLPSSLSCKVHVASVNNFPTAAGLASSAAGYACLAYTLARVYGVESDLSEVARRGSGSACRSLYGGFVEWQMGEQADGKDSIARQVAPESHWPELRVLILVVSAEKKLTGSTVGMRASVETSPLLRFRAESVVPARMAEMARCIRERDFPSFAQLTMKDSNQFHATCLDTFPPISYLNAISWRIIHLVHRFNAHHGDTKVAYTFDAGPNAVIFTLDDTVAEFVAAVWHGFPPGSNGDTFLKGLQVRPAPLSAELQAALAMEPTPGGVKYIIVTQVGPGPQILDDPCAHLLGPDGLPKPAA encoded by the exons ATGGCCTCGGAGAAGCCGCTGGCGGCAGTCACTTGTACAGCGCCGGTCAACATCGCGGTCATCAAGTACT GGGGCAAGCGCGATGAAGAGCTGGTTCTGCCCATCAACTCCTCCCTGAGCGTCACTCTGCACCAGGACCAG TTAAAAACCACCACAACAGCCGTCATCAGCAAGGACTTCACCGAGGACCGGATTTGGCTGAATGGCCGGGAGGAGGATGTGGGGCAGCCGCGGCTGCAGGCCTGCCTGCGGGAGA TCCGCTGCCTGGCCCGGAAGCGGAGGAACTCACGGGATGGGGAcccgctgccctccagcctcagctgcaAGGTGCACGTGGCATCGGTGAACAACTTCCCCACGGCTGCGGGCCTGGCCTCCTCAGCGGCGGGCTATGCCTGCCTAG CCTACACCCTGGCCCGTGTCTACGGCGTGGAGAGTGACCTCTCAGAAGTGGCTCGCCGGGGCTCAGGCAGCGCCTGCCGGAGCCTGTATGGGGGCTTTGTGGAGTGGCAGATGGGAGAGCAGGCCGACGGGAAGGACAGCATCGCTCGGCAAGTGGCCCCCGAGTCACACTGGCCTGAACTCCGCGTGCTCATCCTTGTG GTGAGCGCTGAGAAGAAGCTGACAGGCAGTACCGTGGGCATGCGGGCCAGTGTGGAGACCAGCCCCCTGCTTCGG TTCCGGGCCGAGTCCGTGGTGCCCGCGCGCATGGCGGAGATGGCCCGCTGCATCCGGGAGCGAGACTTCCCCAGCTTCGCCCAGCTGACCATGAAGGACAGCAACCAGTTCCACGCCACCTGCCTCGACACCTTCCCGCCCATCTCTTACCTCAATGCCATCTCCTGGCGCATCATCCACCTGGTGCACCGCTTCAACGCCCACCACGGGGACACCAAG GTGGCGTACACCTTTGACGCGGGCCCCAATGCCGTGATCTTCACCCTGGACGACACTGTGGCTGAGTTTGTGGCTGCTGTGTGGCACGGCTTTCCCCCAGGCTCGAATGGAGACAC GTTTCTGAAGGGGCTGCAGGTGAGGCCGGCCCCTCTCTCAGCTGAGCTTCAGGCTGCGCTGGCCATGGAGCCGACCCCCGGTGGGGTCAAATACATCATTGTCACTCAG GTGGGGCCAGGGCCTCAAATCCTGGATGACCCCTGCGCCCACCTCCTGGGTCCTGACGGCCTGCCGAAGCCAGCTGCCTGA
- the MVD gene encoding diphosphomevalonate decarboxylase isoform X1, with product MASEKPLAAVTCTAPVNIAVIKYWGKRDEELVLPINSSLSVTLHQDQLKTTTTAVISKDFTEDRIWLNGREEDVGQPRLQACLREIRCLARKRRNSRDGDPLPSSLSCKVHVASVNNFPTAAGLASSAAGYACLVAAGVGLSPVIPVLKRLMGEKHCRPGVQDQPGQHTYTLARVYGVESDLSEVARRGSGSACRSLYGGFVEWQMGEQADGKDSIARQVAPESHWPELRVLILVVSAEKKLTGSTVGMRASVETSPLLRFRAESVVPARMAEMARCIRERDFPSFAQLTMKDSNQFHATCLDTFPPISYLNAISWRIIHLVHRFNAHHGDTKVAYTFDAGPNAVIFTLDDTVAEFVAAVWHGFPPGSNGDTFLKGLQVRPAPLSAELQAALAMEPTPGGVKYIIVTQVGPGPQILDDPCAHLLGPDGLPKPAA from the exons ATGGCCTCGGAGAAGCCGCTGGCGGCAGTCACTTGTACAGCGCCGGTCAACATCGCGGTCATCAAGTACT GGGGCAAGCGCGATGAAGAGCTGGTTCTGCCCATCAACTCCTCCCTGAGCGTCACTCTGCACCAGGACCAG TTAAAAACCACCACAACAGCCGTCATCAGCAAGGACTTCACCGAGGACCGGATTTGGCTGAATGGCCGGGAGGAGGATGTGGGGCAGCCGCGGCTGCAGGCCTGCCTGCGGGAGA TCCGCTGCCTGGCCCGGAAGCGGAGGAACTCACGGGATGGGGAcccgctgccctccagcctcagctgcaAGGTGCACGTGGCATCGGTGAACAACTTCCCCACGGCTGCGGGCCTGGCCTCCTCAGCGGCGGGCTATGCCTGCCTAG TTGCAGCTGGCGTggggctctcgcctgtaatcccagtacttaagAGGCTGATGGGGGAGAAGCACtgtaggccaggagttcaagaccagcctgggcaacata CCTACACCCTGGCCCGTGTCTACGGCGTGGAGAGTGACCTCTCAGAAGTGGCTCGCCGGGGCTCAGGCAGCGCCTGCCGGAGCCTGTATGGGGGCTTTGTGGAGTGGCAGATGGGAGAGCAGGCCGACGGGAAGGACAGCATCGCTCGGCAAGTGGCCCCCGAGTCACACTGGCCTGAACTCCGCGTGCTCATCCTTGTG GTGAGCGCTGAGAAGAAGCTGACAGGCAGTACCGTGGGCATGCGGGCCAGTGTGGAGACCAGCCCCCTGCTTCGG TTCCGGGCCGAGTCCGTGGTGCCCGCGCGCATGGCGGAGATGGCCCGCTGCATCCGGGAGCGAGACTTCCCCAGCTTCGCCCAGCTGACCATGAAGGACAGCAACCAGTTCCACGCCACCTGCCTCGACACCTTCCCGCCCATCTCTTACCTCAATGCCATCTCCTGGCGCATCATCCACCTGGTGCACCGCTTCAACGCCCACCACGGGGACACCAAG GTGGCGTACACCTTTGACGCGGGCCCCAATGCCGTGATCTTCACCCTGGACGACACTGTGGCTGAGTTTGTGGCTGCTGTGTGGCACGGCTTTCCCCCAGGCTCGAATGGAGACAC GTTTCTGAAGGGGCTGCAGGTGAGGCCGGCCCCTCTCTCAGCTGAGCTTCAGGCTGCGCTGGCCATGGAGCCGACCCCCGGTGGGGTCAAATACATCATTGTCACTCAG GTGGGGCCAGGGCCTCAAATCCTGGATGACCCCTGCGCCCACCTCCTGGGTCCTGACGGCCTGCCGAAGCCAGCTGCCTGA